Below is a window of Cytophaga hutchinsonii ATCC 33406 DNA.
GTTATACATTCAGCTATATCTACTAATAAAAAATTAAGCGTTACATTTAGCAGAACTGTTTCAACAGAATTATTCTATCAATGAAATACATGATCATTCTTCTGGCTAACTGCTTCTTCATCCTCTACAGCATCATGTTTTTTACCGATCATAAATTTATACCAAAAGAAACAGGTGGACGTATCAGAAACGCACTGTTGCTGTGCTTAGCTTTATACGTGAGTTATAATGTGCTTTTTATTTATATTCTGAAGAAAGAAAATGAACAAAGTGGCATCATCTATAAAATTGCATCTGGTATAAAATATGTATCAATAAATAGCTATACATTCATTGAGCCGTTTCAAAAGGAATTTATCATATCACTTGTGATTGCTGCAGCTATCATGATGGTAAGTTTTATTTTACTGGGTATGCCTGGAGGGCTTATTATTGGATTACTGCAAAAGATGGGTATTGGCAATAACATTCAAGGGGATAATGTTTGGCCGGCAGCATTATATGTTTCCTTAATTTGGCCCTTATGTTTTCCGATTGCTGTATTGACAAAAAATCATTTGATTCAGCAGGGACACATTGACTATGCTTTATTGAGCCTTTATTTAAGCGGGTTTTTATGGGTTACAGTTGTTATATCAAGCACATTTTTGTTGTTTGGAAACAGCCCACGATTTTAATCGTGGGATAAGTTTAATCGTAGGATACCGGGTAGTGTAATATAAAATACATTTCAATTTTTGTGACATAGTTACATCAAAACAATCAACTTTTACATCATCTCCATATTGAAAATTTATTTTTTATAATGTTTCCTAAATAAAATAATTTAATTGTAACTTAATATAAGAGCTTCTGAAGGTACCTGTTCATGGTACTTTCAGAAGTATAAGTATTTTATTGAATTAAATCATACAGCTATGAGCTTTTACCAGAGAATGTCAAAAAAGAAAAAAATCATTACCATCACCCTTACTGTGATTATTGTTGCATTGATTATTTTCCGTTTACTGCTCCCGACAATTGTTAAAAATTATCTGAACAAAACGCTGGCCGATATGGGTGAATACAGCGGGCATGTGGAAGACGTTGACATCTGGCTGATACGAGGTGCATACGTAATTAATGGGCTTGAAATTAATAAAACTACAGGTAAAGTACCCGTTCCATTTTTAGTTGCACCTAAGATAGACTTGGCTGTAGAATGGAAAGCGCTATTTAAAGGAGCTGTCAAAGCGAAAGTAGCATTTTTTGATCCGGTATTAACTTTTGTAGCAGGTCCCACTAAAGAAACTTCTCAGACAGGTGCAGATGGAGATTGGACAGAAGCATTAGATAAGTTATTGCCGATTGAAATCAACAGATTTGAAATACATAACGGCAAAATCAAATACAATGATTTTCATGCCAGTCCGAAGGTGGACATATTTGTAAATCAATTTGAATTGCTATTGACAAATATTACAAATGTTGAAGATAAAGAAAAAGCTCTGCCTTCTGATCTGACCGTAAGCGGCAGCTCAATAGGAGGCGGTAATCTGTCAATCTTAGGCCAGGTGAATTTGCTTAAACAAGTGCCTGATGCGGATATAAACATGAAGTTTACAGATATTCAATTGAAAGCCTTAAATGATTTTGCTAAGGCATATGGCAAGTTTGATTT
It encodes the following:
- a CDS encoding DUF748 domain-containing protein, whose translation is MSKKKKIITITLTVIIVALIIFRLLLPTIVKNYLNKTLADMGEYSGHVEDVDIWLIRGAYVINGLEINKTTGKVPVPFLVAPKIDLAVEWKALFKGAVKAKVAFFDPVLTFVAGPTKETSQTGADGDWTEALDKLLPIEINRFEIHNGKIKYNDFHASPKVDIFVNQFELLLTNITNVEDKEKALPSDLTVSGSSIGGGNLSILGQVNLLKQVPDADINMKFTDIQLKALNDFAKAYGKFDFEKGKLSIFSEMSVKNSNVQGYVKPVLEDVDVLDWDQDGPTFLQKVWQAAIGTTFAVFKNHRKDRFATKVPIEGKLDDKIDTDIFTTVVRVVKNAFIEAYQKTIDDSVSFNNNGEVKEKKFLFFKVKEKEDE